A region of the Kribbella sp. NBC_01245 genome:
AGCGCGACCGGGAGCTGGCCACCACGCTGTCCGAGCTGCGCCTGGTCAAGGACGCGTTCGAGATCGACCAGCTGCGCGAGGCGTGCGCGATCACGCACCGCGGTTTCTCCGACGTACTGGCCGAGATGGACAAGGTCCGCAAATACGGCGAGCGCTGGATCGAGGGCACCTTCTGGCGCCGCGCCCGCGCCGAGGGCAACGACGTCGGCTACACCTCGATCGCGGCGGCCGGACCGCACGCGACCACGCTGCACTGGATCGAGAACGACGGCCCGGTCAACGACGGCACGCTGATGCTGCTCGATATGGGTGTCGAGGGCCGCAACCTCTACACCGCGGACGTCACCCGCACGCTGCCGGTGAACGGCGAGTTCACGCCGCGGCAGCGCGAGCTCTACCAGCTCGTGCTGGATTCGCAGAAGGCCGGGATCGCCGCGCTCAAGCCCGGTGCGCCCTTCACGGCCGGTCACCAGGCCTCAATGGAGGTCATCGCGCACGGTCTCGAGGCGATGGAGCTGCTGCCGGTCTCGGCCGAGGAGGCCCTCGACCCGACCAGCATGATCTACCGCCGCTGGACCCTGCACGGCGTCAGCCACATGCTCGGCCTCGACGTGCACGACTGCGCCTCCGCGCGGAACGAGATGTACAACAAGGGCACGGTCGAGCCGGGTTACGTGCTCACCGTCGAGCCCGGGCTGTACTTCCAGGCCGAGGACCTGACCGTGCCGGCGGACCTGCGCGGGATCGGGATCCGGATCGAGGACGACATCCTGATCACGAACGACGGCACCGAGAACCTGTCCGACATACTGCCGCGCGAGATCGACGACGTACAGAACTGGATGGCCGGCTGAGGTTGAACGTTTGACGATTCGGCCTAGGCTGATCGGTGTCCCGGTTTTCGCTTTCGGGGCACCGATCAGCCGTTGA
Encoded here:
- a CDS encoding aminopeptidase P family protein, with amino-acid sequence MTDEKAPKTASHDPQTPEKLREFMNQGWGDIERHDVTLSDVGSWAAKRRDRLSEAFPGERLVVPAGTYKVRSNDTDYVFRPHTDYVWLVGDQTSDAVLVLEPHGTSGHDAVLYFRPRSERSQGEEFWRDRMYGELWAGRRPSLTETSREFGIETRHLDELAGALKNDVPTRVRRDEDGTIASLVSNADAERDRELATTLSELRLVKDAFEIDQLREACAITHRGFSDVLAEMDKVRKYGERWIEGTFWRRARAEGNDVGYTSIAAAGPHATTLHWIENDGPVNDGTLMLLDMGVEGRNLYTADVTRTLPVNGEFTPRQRELYQLVLDSQKAGIAALKPGAPFTAGHQASMEVIAHGLEAMELLPVSAEEALDPTSMIYRRWTLHGVSHMLGLDVHDCASARNEMYNKGTVEPGYVLTVEPGLYFQAEDLTVPADLRGIGIRIEDDILITNDGTENLSDILPREIDDVQNWMAG